The Dasypus novemcinctus isolate mDasNov1 chromosome 12, mDasNov1.1.hap2, whole genome shotgun sequence genome includes a window with the following:
- the PAN2 gene encoding PAN2-PAN3 deadenylation complex catalytic subunit PAN2 isoform X7 translates to MNFEGLDPGLAEYAPALHSALDPVLDAHLNPNLLQNVELDPEGVALEALPVQESVHIMEGVYSELHSVVAEVGVPVSVSHFDLHEEMLWVGSHGGHATSFFGPALERYSSFQVNGSDDIRHIQSLENGILFLTKNNLKYMARGGLIIFDYLLDESEDMHSLLLTDSSTLLVGGLQNHILEIDLNTVQETQKYTVETPGVTIMRQTNRFFFCGHTSGKVSLRDLRTFKVEHEFSAFSGSLSDFDVHGNLLAACGFSSRLTGLACDRFLKVYDLRMMRAITPLQVHVDPAFLRFIPTYTSRLAIISQSGQCQFCEPTGLANPADIFHVNPVGALLMTFDVSASKQALAFGDSEGCVHLWTDSPEPSFNPYSRETEFALPCLVDSLPPLDWSQDLLPLSLIPVPLTTDTLLSDWPAANSAPAPRLRAPPVDAEILRTMKKVGFIGYAPNPRTRLRNQIPYRLKESDSEFDSFSQVTESPIGREEEPHLHMVSKKYRKVTIKYSKLGLEDFDFKHYNKTLFAGLEPHIPNAYCNCMIQVLYFLEPVRCLIQNHLCQKEFCLACELGFLFHMLDLSRGDPCQGSNFLRAFRTIPEASALGLILADSDEASGKGSLARLIQRWNRFILTQLHQDVQELEGPQAYRGAGGSFCSSGDSVIGQLFSCEMENCSLCRCGSETVRASSTLLFTLSYPEDKTGKNYDFAQVLKRSICLEQNTQAWCDNCEKYQPTIQTRNIRHLPDILVINCEVNSSKEADFWRMQAEFAFKMAVKRLGGEISKNKEFALADWKELGSSEGVLMCPSIEEFKNVWLPFSIRMKMAKNKGLDVCNWTDGNEWGPARAEEELGVFVYDLMATVVHILDSRTGGSLVAHIKVGETYHQRKEGVTHQQWYLFNDFLIEPIDKHEAVQFDMNWKVPAILYYVKRNLNSKYNLNIKNPIEASVLLAEASLARKQQKTHTTFIPLMLNEMPQVGDLVGLDAEFVTLNEEEAELRSDGTKSTIKPSQMSVARITCVRGQGPNEGIPFIDDYISTQEQVVDYLTQYSGIKPGDLDAKISSKHLTTLKSTYLKLRFLIDIGVKFVGHGLQKDFRVINLMVPKDQVLDTVYLFHMPRKRMISLRFLAWYFLDLKIQGETHDSIEDARTALQLYRKYLELSKNGTEPESFHKMQQSSPQYWHSDTPPNEALPLPCGPRTGRWFPKLVIPCPLPELDLLRSTDGAINRTGMRQNPCRGLGTSFPSSSFANRGPETDKNWLRWKVIDIFNKYSG, encoded by the exons ATGAACTTCGAGGGTCTGGACCCTGGACTGGCCGAGTATGCCCCAGCCTTGCATTCTGCCCTGGACCCTGTCCTGGATGCCCACCTGAATCCAAATCTGCTGCAGAATGTGGAGCTGGACCCAGAGGGAGTGGCCCTGGAGGCTCTTCCCGTCCAGGAGTCAGTGCACATAATGGAAGGTGTCTACTCTGAATTGCACAGTGTGGTGGCTGAAGTGGGCGTGCCTGTCTCCGTTTCCCACTTTGACTTGCACGAGGAGATGCTATGGGTGGGAAGCCATGGG GGCCATGCCACTTCATTTTTTGGCCCTGCCTTGGAGCGCTACTCATCCTTTCAAGTCAATGGCAGTGATGACATTCGACACATCCAGAGCCTGGAGAATGGTATCCTTTTTCTCACCAAGAACAACCTCAAGTATATGGCCCGTGGAGGCCTCATTATATTTGATTACCT GTTGGATGAGAGCGAGGATATGCATAGTCTCCTGCTGACTGATAGCAGCACTCTGCTTGTTGGTGGGCTGCAGAACCACATACTGGAGATTGACCTCAACACTGTCCAGGAGACTCAGAAG taCACAGTCGAGACACCTGGAGTCACCATCATGAGACAGACAAATCGCTTCTTCTTCTGTGGCCACACATCTGGCAAG GTTTCCCTGCGAGACCTCCGTACTTTTAAGGTGGAGCATGAGTTCAGTGCCTTCTCAGGGAGTCTGTCGGATTTTGATGTGCATGGCAACTTGCTGGCTGCCTGTGGCTTCTCCAGCCGCCTCACTGGCCTGGCCTGTGACCGTTTCCTCAAGGTGTATGATCTGCGCATGATGCGTGCCATCACACCACTTCAAGTACATGTGGATCCTGCCTTCTTGCGCTTCATCCCTACTTACACTTCTCGTCTTGCGATCATCTCCCAATCAG GGCAGTGCCAGTTCTGTGAGCCCACAGGCCTGGCCAACCCAGCAGACATCTTTCATGTGAATCCTGTGGGAGCTCTGCTAATGACGTTTGATGTGTCAGCCAGCAAGCAGGCCCTGGCCTTTGGGGATTCTGAGGGCTGTGTGCACCTCTGGACTGATTCCCCTGAGCCTTCCTTCAACCCGTACTCCCGTGAGACAGAATTTGCTTTGCCTTGTCTCGTGGACTCACTGCCTCCTCTGGACTGGAGCCAGGACCTGCTGCCTCTTTCCCTCATCCCTGTTCCGCTCACCACTGACACACTTCTCTCTGACTGGCCTGCTGCCAACTCTGCTCCGGCTCCCAGGTT GCGAGCTCCACCTGTGGATGCAGAGATTCTGCGCACCATGAAGAAGGTGGGCTTCATTGGCTATGCACCCAATCCCCGCACCAGGCTGCGCAATCAG aTTCCTTACCGACTGAAGGAATCAGACAGTGAGTTTGACAGCTTCAGCCAAGTCACTGAGTCACCAATAGGGCGGGAAGAGGAGCCACATCTCCACATGGTCTCTAAGAAATACCGCAAG GTAACCATCAAATACTCCAAGCTAGGCCTGGAGGACTTTGACTTCAAGCACTACAATAAGACCCTCTTTGCTGGCCTAGAGCCCCACATCCCCAATGCCTACTGTAACTGCATGATCCAG GTGCTCTATTTCCTGGAGCCTGTTCGCTGTTTAATCCAGAACCACCTTTGCCAGAAGGAGTTCTGCCTGGCATGTGAGCTTGGCTTCCTCTTCCATATGTTGGACCTCTCCCGTGGTGATCCTTGCCAG GGCAGTAATTTTCTTCGGGCATTCCGCACCATTCCTGAGGCCTCAGCCCTTGGTCTGATCCTGGCTGACTCGGATGAGGCTTCAGGCAAGGGCAGTCTGGCCAGGCTCATTCAGAGGTGGAATCGCTTCATTCTTACTCAGCTGCATCAGGATGTGCAGGAGTTGGAGGGACCCCAGGCTTACCGGGGTGCTGGAGGCAG CTTTTGCTCATCGGGGGACTCTGTCATTGGGCAGCTGTTCAGCTGCGAGATGGAGAACTGCAGCCTCTGCCGCTGTGGCAGTGAGACTGTACGAGCCTCGTCCACCCTGCTCTTCACGCTCTCCTACCCTGAGG ATAAAACCGGGAAGAACTATGACTTTGCTCAGGTGCTAAAGCGAAGCATCTGCCTGGAGCAGAATACACAAGCATGGTGTGACAACTGTGAAAAGTACCAGCCCACG ATTCAGACCCGCAACATTCGCCATCTGCCAGATATCCTTGTCATCAATTGTGAGGTGAACAGCTCGAAAGAGGCTGATTTCTGGAGGATGCAGGCTGAG TTTGCCTTCAAGATGGCAGTAAAGAGGCTTGGTGGGGAAATCTCCAAGAACAAGGAATTTGCTTTGGCTGATTG GAAGGAACTAGGGAGCTCTGAGGGGGTGCTGATGTGTCCCTCCATTGAGGAGTTCAAGAACGTCTGGCTTCCTTTCTCCATTCGCATGAAGATGGCCAAGAACAAAGGGCTGGATGTTTGCAATTGGACTGATGGGAATGAG TGGGGCCCAGCCAGGGCAGAGGAGGAGCTTGGTGTCTTTGTGTATGACCTGATGGCTACTGTGGTACACATCCTGGACTCACGCACAGGGGGTAGCCTGGTGGCTCACATCAAAGTTGGAGAGACCTACCATCAGCGCAAGGAG GGTGTGACTCACCAGCAGTGGTATCTCTTCAACGACTTCCTTATTGAACCTATCGATAAG CATGAAGCCGTGCAGTTTGACATGAATTGGAAAGTACCTGCTATCCTTTATTATGTCAAAAGGAATCTCAATTCTAAATACAACTTAAACA TCAAGAACCCTATTGAGGCAAGTGTCCTGCTGGCTGAAGCCTCATTGGCACGGAAGCAGCAGAAAACACATACTACCTTTATTCCACTGATGCTGAATGAGATGCCACAGGTTGGGGACCTGGTGGGCCTGGATGCTGAGTTTGTCACCCTTAATGAG GAGGAAGCAGAGTTGCGCAGTGATGGCACCAAGTCTACCATTAAACCAAGCCAGATGTCAGTAGCAAGGATTACTTGTGTCCGGGGCCAGGGACCCAATGAGGGTATCCCCTTCATTGATGACTACATCTCTACCCAGGAGCAG GTGGTAGATTACTTGACTCAGTATTCAGGGATAAAGCCAGGAGACCTCGATGCCAAGATCTCCTCCAAGCACCTCACGACTCTCAAGTCTACCTACTTAAAGCTCCGTTTTCTCATAGACATTGGAGTCAAGTTTGTGGGCCATGGTCTGCAGAAGGACTTCCGAGTCATCAACCTCATG GTGCCCAAGGACCAAGTCCTTGACACTGTTTACCTGTTCCACATGCCCCGAAAACGAATGATTTCTCTGCGTTTCCTTGCTTGGTACTTTCTGG ACCTGAAGATTCAAGGGGAGACTCACGACAGTATTGAGGATGCCCGCACAGCCCTTCAGCTCTACCGAAAGTATCTGGAGCTAAGCAAGAATGGCACTGAGCCTGAGTCCTTCCACAAG ATGCAGCAGTCTTCTCCTCAGTACTGGCACTCTGACACACCTCCGAATGAAGCACTCCCTCTGCCTTGTGGCCCTAGAACTGGGAGGTGGTTTCCCAAGTTGGTGATACCTTGTCCACTTCCAGAATTGGACCTGCTCAGGTCTACAGATGGTGCTATTAATAGAACAGGAATGCGGCAGAATCCTTGCAGAGGTCTAGGGACCAGTTTTCCTTCTTCATCCTTTGCAAATCGTGGGCCAGAAACAGATAAGAACTGGCTCAGATGGAAAGtaattgatatttttaataaatactcTGGGTGA
- the PAN2 gene encoding PAN2-PAN3 deadenylation complex catalytic subunit PAN2 isoform X6 has translation MNFEGLDPGLAEYAPALHSALDPVLDAHLNPNLLQNVELDPEGVALEALPVQESVHIMEGVYSELHSVVAEVGVPVSVSHFDLHEEMLWVGSHGGHATSFFGPALERYSSFQVNGSDDIRHIQSLENGILFLTKNNLKYMARGGLIIFDYLLDESEDMHSLLLTDSSTLLVGGLQNHILEIDLNTVQETQKYTVETPGVTIMRQTNRFFFCGHTSGKVSLRDLRTFKVEHEFSAFSGSLSDFDVHGNLLAACGFSSRLTGLACDRFLKVYDLRMMRAITPLQVHVDPAFLRFIPTYTSRLAIISQSGQCQFCEPTGLANPADIFHVNPVGALLMTFDVSASKQALAFGDSEGCVHLWTDSPEPSFNPYSRETEFALPCLVDSLPPLDWSQDLLPLSLIPVPLTTDTLLSDWPAANSAPAPRRAPPVDAEILRTMKKVGFIGYAPNPRTRLRNQIPYRLKESDSEFDSFSQVTESPIGREEEPHLHMVSKKYRKVTIKYSKLGLEDFDFKHYNKTLFAGLEPHIPNAYCNCMIQVLYFLEPVRCLIQNHLCQKEFCLACELGFLFHMLDLSRGDPCQGSNFLRAFRTIPEASALGLILADSDEASGKGSLARLIQRWNRFILTQLHQDVQELEGPQAYRGAGGSSFCSSGDSVIGQLFSCEMENCSLCRCGSETVRASSTLLFTLSYPEDKTGKNYDFAQVLKRSICLEQNTQAWCDNCEKYQPTIQTRNIRHLPDILVINCEVNSSKEADFWRMQAEFAFKMAVKRLGGEISKNKEFALADWKELGSSEGVLMCPSIEEFKNVWLPFSIRMKMAKNKGLDVCNWTDGNEWGPARAEEELGVFVYDLMATVVHILDSRTGGSLVAHIKVGETYHQRKEGVTHQQWYLFNDFLIEPIDKHEAVQFDMNWKVPAILYYVKRNLNSKYNLNIKNPIEASVLLAEASLARKQQKTHTTFIPLMLNEMPQVGDLVGLDAEFVTLNEEEAELRSDGTKSTIKPSQMSVARITCVRGQGPNEGIPFIDDYISTQEQVVDYLTQYSGIKPGDLDAKISSKHLTTLKSTYLKLRFLIDIGVKFVGHGLQKDFRVINLMVPKDQVLDTVYLFHMPRKRMISLRFLAWYFLDLKIQGETHDSIEDARTALQLYRKYLELSKNGTEPESFHKMQQSSPQYWHSDTPPNEALPLPCGPRTGRWFPKLVIPCPLPELDLLRSTDGAINRTGMRQNPCRGLGTSFPSSSFANRGPETDKNWLRWKVIDIFNKYSG, from the exons ATGAACTTCGAGGGTCTGGACCCTGGACTGGCCGAGTATGCCCCAGCCTTGCATTCTGCCCTGGACCCTGTCCTGGATGCCCACCTGAATCCAAATCTGCTGCAGAATGTGGAGCTGGACCCAGAGGGAGTGGCCCTGGAGGCTCTTCCCGTCCAGGAGTCAGTGCACATAATGGAAGGTGTCTACTCTGAATTGCACAGTGTGGTGGCTGAAGTGGGCGTGCCTGTCTCCGTTTCCCACTTTGACTTGCACGAGGAGATGCTATGGGTGGGAAGCCATGGG GGCCATGCCACTTCATTTTTTGGCCCTGCCTTGGAGCGCTACTCATCCTTTCAAGTCAATGGCAGTGATGACATTCGACACATCCAGAGCCTGGAGAATGGTATCCTTTTTCTCACCAAGAACAACCTCAAGTATATGGCCCGTGGAGGCCTCATTATATTTGATTACCT GTTGGATGAGAGCGAGGATATGCATAGTCTCCTGCTGACTGATAGCAGCACTCTGCTTGTTGGTGGGCTGCAGAACCACATACTGGAGATTGACCTCAACACTGTCCAGGAGACTCAGAAG taCACAGTCGAGACACCTGGAGTCACCATCATGAGACAGACAAATCGCTTCTTCTTCTGTGGCCACACATCTGGCAAG GTTTCCCTGCGAGACCTCCGTACTTTTAAGGTGGAGCATGAGTTCAGTGCCTTCTCAGGGAGTCTGTCGGATTTTGATGTGCATGGCAACTTGCTGGCTGCCTGTGGCTTCTCCAGCCGCCTCACTGGCCTGGCCTGTGACCGTTTCCTCAAGGTGTATGATCTGCGCATGATGCGTGCCATCACACCACTTCAAGTACATGTGGATCCTGCCTTCTTGCGCTTCATCCCTACTTACACTTCTCGTCTTGCGATCATCTCCCAATCAG GGCAGTGCCAGTTCTGTGAGCCCACAGGCCTGGCCAACCCAGCAGACATCTTTCATGTGAATCCTGTGGGAGCTCTGCTAATGACGTTTGATGTGTCAGCCAGCAAGCAGGCCCTGGCCTTTGGGGATTCTGAGGGCTGTGTGCACCTCTGGACTGATTCCCCTGAGCCTTCCTTCAACCCGTACTCCCGTGAGACAGAATTTGCTTTGCCTTGTCTCGTGGACTCACTGCCTCCTCTGGACTGGAGCCAGGACCTGCTGCCTCTTTCCCTCATCCCTGTTCCGCTCACCACTGACACACTTCTCTCTGACTGGCCTGCTGCCAACTCTGCTCCGGCTCCCAG GCGAGCTCCACCTGTGGATGCAGAGATTCTGCGCACCATGAAGAAGGTGGGCTTCATTGGCTATGCACCCAATCCCCGCACCAGGCTGCGCAATCAG aTTCCTTACCGACTGAAGGAATCAGACAGTGAGTTTGACAGCTTCAGCCAAGTCACTGAGTCACCAATAGGGCGGGAAGAGGAGCCACATCTCCACATGGTCTCTAAGAAATACCGCAAG GTAACCATCAAATACTCCAAGCTAGGCCTGGAGGACTTTGACTTCAAGCACTACAATAAGACCCTCTTTGCTGGCCTAGAGCCCCACATCCCCAATGCCTACTGTAACTGCATGATCCAG GTGCTCTATTTCCTGGAGCCTGTTCGCTGTTTAATCCAGAACCACCTTTGCCAGAAGGAGTTCTGCCTGGCATGTGAGCTTGGCTTCCTCTTCCATATGTTGGACCTCTCCCGTGGTGATCCTTGCCAG GGCAGTAATTTTCTTCGGGCATTCCGCACCATTCCTGAGGCCTCAGCCCTTGGTCTGATCCTGGCTGACTCGGATGAGGCTTCAGGCAAGGGCAGTCTGGCCAGGCTCATTCAGAGGTGGAATCGCTTCATTCTTACTCAGCTGCATCAGGATGTGCAGGAGTTGGAGGGACCCCAGGCTTACCGGGGTGCTGGAGGCAG CAGCTTTTGCTCATCGGGGGACTCTGTCATTGGGCAGCTGTTCAGCTGCGAGATGGAGAACTGCAGCCTCTGCCGCTGTGGCAGTGAGACTGTACGAGCCTCGTCCACCCTGCTCTTCACGCTCTCCTACCCTGAGG ATAAAACCGGGAAGAACTATGACTTTGCTCAGGTGCTAAAGCGAAGCATCTGCCTGGAGCAGAATACACAAGCATGGTGTGACAACTGTGAAAAGTACCAGCCCACG ATTCAGACCCGCAACATTCGCCATCTGCCAGATATCCTTGTCATCAATTGTGAGGTGAACAGCTCGAAAGAGGCTGATTTCTGGAGGATGCAGGCTGAG TTTGCCTTCAAGATGGCAGTAAAGAGGCTTGGTGGGGAAATCTCCAAGAACAAGGAATTTGCTTTGGCTGATTG GAAGGAACTAGGGAGCTCTGAGGGGGTGCTGATGTGTCCCTCCATTGAGGAGTTCAAGAACGTCTGGCTTCCTTTCTCCATTCGCATGAAGATGGCCAAGAACAAAGGGCTGGATGTTTGCAATTGGACTGATGGGAATGAG TGGGGCCCAGCCAGGGCAGAGGAGGAGCTTGGTGTCTTTGTGTATGACCTGATGGCTACTGTGGTACACATCCTGGACTCACGCACAGGGGGTAGCCTGGTGGCTCACATCAAAGTTGGAGAGACCTACCATCAGCGCAAGGAG GGTGTGACTCACCAGCAGTGGTATCTCTTCAACGACTTCCTTATTGAACCTATCGATAAG CATGAAGCCGTGCAGTTTGACATGAATTGGAAAGTACCTGCTATCCTTTATTATGTCAAAAGGAATCTCAATTCTAAATACAACTTAAACA TCAAGAACCCTATTGAGGCAAGTGTCCTGCTGGCTGAAGCCTCATTGGCACGGAAGCAGCAGAAAACACATACTACCTTTATTCCACTGATGCTGAATGAGATGCCACAGGTTGGGGACCTGGTGGGCCTGGATGCTGAGTTTGTCACCCTTAATGAG GAGGAAGCAGAGTTGCGCAGTGATGGCACCAAGTCTACCATTAAACCAAGCCAGATGTCAGTAGCAAGGATTACTTGTGTCCGGGGCCAGGGACCCAATGAGGGTATCCCCTTCATTGATGACTACATCTCTACCCAGGAGCAG GTGGTAGATTACTTGACTCAGTATTCAGGGATAAAGCCAGGAGACCTCGATGCCAAGATCTCCTCCAAGCACCTCACGACTCTCAAGTCTACCTACTTAAAGCTCCGTTTTCTCATAGACATTGGAGTCAAGTTTGTGGGCCATGGTCTGCAGAAGGACTTCCGAGTCATCAACCTCATG GTGCCCAAGGACCAAGTCCTTGACACTGTTTACCTGTTCCACATGCCCCGAAAACGAATGATTTCTCTGCGTTTCCTTGCTTGGTACTTTCTGG ACCTGAAGATTCAAGGGGAGACTCACGACAGTATTGAGGATGCCCGCACAGCCCTTCAGCTCTACCGAAAGTATCTGGAGCTAAGCAAGAATGGCACTGAGCCTGAGTCCTTCCACAAG ATGCAGCAGTCTTCTCCTCAGTACTGGCACTCTGACACACCTCCGAATGAAGCACTCCCTCTGCCTTGTGGCCCTAGAACTGGGAGGTGGTTTCCCAAGTTGGTGATACCTTGTCCACTTCCAGAATTGGACCTGCTCAGGTCTACAGATGGTGCTATTAATAGAACAGGAATGCGGCAGAATCCTTGCAGAGGTCTAGGGACCAGTTTTCCTTCTTCATCCTTTGCAAATCGTGGGCCAGAAACAGATAAGAACTGGCTCAGATGGAAAGtaattgatatttttaataaatactcTGGGTGA